AAAAAGAGCAAGAAATCAAAATCAATGAGCAACTTTTCTTAATACGTATCCACCATTCCCTGCTACAATGACAGGCAGGAGGATACTCTCATGCACGCAAGAATCTGGGAAGAAATGGTAACAATACCCACCTACACGGTCGGAGAGCCCAATGCAAACCCTATGTTCTTTGAGAACAGGGTCTATCAGGGCAGTAGTGGGAGAGTATACCCCTACCCCATCATTGAGTCGGTCGGCGATACCAAGTCCGACCAACCGTATTCTGCCGTATTCTTGGAGAACGATTATCTGAAAATCATGGTGTTGCCCGGTCTTGGTGGAAGAATTCACAGAATCCTGGACAAGACCACTGGAGAGGATGCTGTTTATTACAATGAGGTGATTAAGCCAGCGTTGGTGGGCCTCCTAGGGCCTTGGATCAGCGGAGGAATCGAATTCAACTGGCCCCAGCATCACCGCCCAACCACCTTCATGCCGGTTGATTACCGCACCAAGGAAGATACCTCCAACCACTCGGTCAGCATCCAGCTACATGACACTGACAGGATGTATGGAACCACATCCACCGCCACCATCACCCTCTATGATGACAAGGCCTATGTCGAGATCACCGGTCAGTTGTACAACCCAACCCAGTTCCCCCAAACCTTTCTCTGGTGGGCGAACCCAGCCATTGCAGTGAATGACCACACCCAGTCCATCTTCCCCCCTGATGTACATGCCGTCATGGATCATGGCAAACGGGATGTATCGACATTCCCGATAGCCACAGGTATCTATTACAAGCATGACTATAGCGAGGGAGTCGATATCTCTCGCTATAAGAATATCCCGGTTCCCACCTCATACATGGCTTACCATAGTGACTATGACTTCGTGGGAAGCTACGACCACCAGAAGCAGACAGGTATTCTCCATATCGCCGACCACCATATCTCTCCTGGCAAGAAACAGTGGACATGGGGCTGTGGTGATTTCGGCAAGGCATGGGACAGGAACCTCACTGATGAGAATGGCCCCTATGTAGAATTGATGACTGGAGTCTTCACCGATAACCAGCCTGACTTCACGTTCCTCGAACCAGGGGAGGAAAAGACGTTCACCCAGTACTTCCTTCCCTACAAGCAGGCACCCAGGGTGATCAACGCCACCAAAGACGTAGTACTCTCCCTGGACGAACAAAAGAAGCTCTCACTCTATGCGAGCAGCAAGGTCTCCCTAAGACTTGTTGTAACTTCGTCTTCCGATGATGTTCTCTTTGATAAGCAAATCATACTCAAGACAGCTGAGTGCTTTCTGGCAACGTTGCCAGAAACGGCCCATACCATTTCGCTCTATGCAAACGATGGAGAGCGATTGCTCTCCTCAAACATACAAACCAGAGAGCAAACACCCGATATTCCCGATCCAGCAAGAGCAATCCCTGCCCCCAAGAACATTGATACTGTAGAAGAATTGTACTTGGCTGCGGTTCACCTGGAGCAATATCGGCACGCTACCTTCAGAAGTGAACCCTACTACCAAGAAGCACTCAAGCGCGATCCAATGGATTACCGATGTACTACTGCATATGGAGAACTGTTACTGAAGAGAGGGTTATTTGAGAAAAGCGAAGACCTCTTCCGCTCTGCTATAAAACGAATAACCAAGCATAACCCCAATCCAATTGATAGCAAGGCACACACCCTTCTCGGTCTCAGTCTGTTCCACCAAGAACGCTTTGAGGAAGCCTATGATGCCTTCTACAAGGCTATCTGGGACGGAAAGCAGCAGGAGCAGGGTTTTCTCTACCTAGGCATCCTGGAACTGAGAAAAAAACATTACAGTGAGGCCGTAACCTTCCTGGAGAAATCCCTCATTAGAAACAGCCACAACCTGAAAGCACGTGATTACCTTGCCTTTGCAGAGTTGCAGAGAGGAAACAGGGAGAGGGCAGAAGAGCTCATCAGAGAGACCCTCGAGATCGATTCGTTTGATATTCTTGCGCATGATTTACGAGCAGGTATAAAAACCAACAAGCAAAATACAACAAACATGTATGACGATTGCTCCCTTGGCTCCTATCGTCTCTTGACCCTCGCTGGCTTATACGCGGAGATTGGGATGTATGAGAAGGCTTTTTCGATCCTCCCACAAGAGGAAGTTACCAATCCCATGGTGCTCTACTCCAAGGCATACTACAGCACTGAACCCAGGGAAACAGAGAGACTCCTAACACAGGCCGAAGCCCTGGAGGACAGTACATACTTCCCGAACACCCTTGATGATTTAAAGATCCTTACCTCACTCGCAAGTACCCATAAGAACCTTTGGAAAGTGCATTACCTCCTTGGTATGTACTGGTATGATAAACGAGAACACGAAAAAGCAAAAAAATCATGGGAACAAGCCAACAAAAGCAACCCAGAACATGCAAAGACGCTTCGCTGTCTCTCCTTGGTATATTTCAACCAGGAAGGAGACCCAGAGAGAGCAAGAGTGGCTCTTGAGCGTGCTTTTTCTCTGGATTCTGAGGACGACCGCCTGCTCTTTGAGCTCGACCAGCTGTATAAGAAATGTGGGAGAGAACCGGAAGAGAGAAAAACCCTCCTGGAGCAGCATAGGGATTTGGTATTCCGCCGTGATGACTTGATGATTGAGTATATTACCTTGCTGAACCTGACAAAGAACTATGAGAGGGCACAAGAACTGGAGCTTTCATACAGTTTCCATCCTTGGGAAGGCGGGGAAGGCAAGATTGCAACACAATATGTCATTACCCATGTGGAGTTGGCAAAGAAACAATCTGATCCTGAAAAAGCAAAAGACCTCTTGAACCAAGCACTTACCTACCCGGAAAACCTTCATGAGGGTAAGCTTGAGGGTAATAAGGATAATGAGGTTCATTACCTATTGGGGTGCCTCTATGAGCAAGAATATGACCATGAGCTTGCAGTACATCATTGGAATCTGGCCACACGGGGATTGTTGACTGCCACTGGTGCCCTGTACTACTACGACCAGAGTCCTCATCAGATTCTCTACAAGGGCCTCGCACTACGAAAGCTTGGAAGAGAACAGGAAGCAATGAACAGTTTTGATGAGCTCTTAAGGTATGGCAAGGAGCATATGGATGATGAGGTGAGCATCGACTACTTTGCAGTCTCTCTCCCTGATCTCCAGGTATTCACTGAAGACCTATCAAAGAGAAACAGAATTCACTGTCTCTTCCTCATCGGCCTTGGCAACCTAGGCAAGAACAACAAGAAGGAAGCAGAAGAGGCGTTCAAGAAGGTGCTTGAGATGGATCCTGGGCATAGTGAGGGGAGGAGGATGGTGTAGGGTTTCTTTTCCTCTACTCCACTCTCACCCCATCATCAGTCTTGCAGAAATGGACGGAGAAGATGTCCTTGTATTGGGGAAATTGCTGTAGGTATTCTCTGGTAACCTGTTCCTCTATCTCTTTCTTGTACGCTGGATCAATGAGAGCCATGCAACACCCTTTGAAGCCTGCGCCACTGAACCTACAGCCGTAGATACCAGGAACATGTTCTGAAATCTCATAGATGGCCTTCAGCTCGGGAGACCCTGTCTCCCAGGCATGGATGGAACTGTATCCGGAAGCGAATACCAGCTTTCCGAAGGTCTCCAAATCTCCTTCCTTCCAGGCCTCAATACCTTTCGCTACGCGGTCCATCTCAGTAAAGTAATGCATGGCACGCTTTGCAAACACCTCCGGGAGTTGGTCCCTGAACTCATCATATACAGAGGCAGGAACGTCCCTGAGCCTTGTATCCTTGTAGAGGCCATACTCAATACCAGCAAAGGCTTTCAGGCTATAAGCAGCGCTTTTTGCCTCATCCACCCGTGTGTTGTAGCCACTTCCGAGTACCCGGGAAACACCCGAGTAGAAAATGGCAATCTCAAACTTGGGGAGTGAAGGAGAAGAAGGAATCAGGGAGAAGGAATCGTCACGGGTATCGAGAGCCAAGAGATGTTGCTTTTTGCACAGCACCTCACACGATTGGTCGAGCTTCCCTACATTGATCCCTACATACCCATTCTCAGCAAACAACGCTGTCTTGATCAGCTCAGAGGCAGAGAGTTCAATACCGTTTGCAAGGCAAAGAGCATTAAGGTAACACAATACCACTGCAGCAGAGGAAGAGAGCCCCCCGATGGGAAGTGTCCCCTTGATCACACCCTTGATACCATTCTTCAACTCATAATTCTGGGAAAGTGCATATGCAGCACCCTTGGCGTAATCACCCCAATTTCCCTGCCTCTCCCCAATATCCTGCAAATCAAAAGAGACGTGCTCGGGAAAGTTCATACTGTCAATATTTACCGCGCCATCAGTGGAAACAAGGAAGCGAAGGTATACGCCCTTATCCAAGGCAAAACCGGTAATAATGCCATACTGGTGGTCAATATGAGCACCCAGCGGGCATACCCGGTAGGGAGCATAGGCTGTATGAATGTCTTTCTTCTCTGCCCAAGGGTACAAAGAGGTGAACTGTTTTTCTAAGGAATGTGGCATGGTAATCTGTTTCCCCTAATGAATATCTTAAGTATTGTATCGCACTTTTAAAGCTCATGGTACAAATTTATGCAAAAAGCAGGAGGCCCGCTAGGCGTAGCGAGCTACTATTTCTTCGGTCCCTCATACTCCGTTTTCACTTGCTCATAATCATCAAGGTTCCCTATATCCCACCGCTTGCCTGGCATTGGGTACGCATAGACAGAAGTCTGATTGCACAGCCAGGAAATGAAAGAACCCGGGGCATCAGTGTTACAGCCAGCAGCAATTGCCTGCTTGATCTTGGGGATATCTTCCTTCTTGTAGACATAGAAAGGGGGTACTGCCCAGTTACTCTTTGGCTCCTTGGGCTTCTCCTCCATCAATATGACCTTGTCTGAGTCATCGATGGAGGCAACCCCGGTTCTCTGGAGCCGGGGAATGGATGGTTCATAGTGACGCATGATACAAGTCCCTTGCTTCTCTCTGAAGAAGGACACAAACCCCGAGAAAGAGAAGTCGAGAAGGTTATCTCCTGCCAAGACCAACAGGTCCTCCTTGAGGTCCAGCTGATCGATGGCAAAAAGGATATCCTTCACTGCTCCCAGCCTATTCTCATTGCTGGTTGAACCATCATCGAGAATGGTGATGGGATGAGAGAGCGAAGCACTTTCCTTCCAAGAGACAAAGTGGTCATAGAACTTATGGTTTGAAATGATTACATACTGGTCGATTCCAGGAATGGTATCAACATCAGAGAGAATCCAGTCCAAGACACTCTTCCCCTGAACCGGCAACAAGGGCTTGGGGAAGTTCTCTGTTAGAGGATAGAGCCGGGTAGCATAGCCGGCGCAGAGGATGAGACAGTGCATATAATACAGACCTCACAAGTATAGATGTCCTCTATCTTACCACACCTACCTTGTGATTTCCTTGGTATTTTTTAGTCCTTCTGATACCGCTGCTGTCCTGACGCCTCCTTATTGCTGACAGCGATCTGGCAGTCATGCATACACTGTTTCAGTTTTAAGTTGACTACACACCAATGCATAAGAATTGATGTGGGAAAACGCAAGATACTCTAGGCTTTTCGCACCGGATGCCGGACAACAGTTTTTAAGGTGTCTACACTACTTCTACGGGGATCGGTAAGATAGATCTCATGATGAAGACGTGTCGGGCTAACGTCCGGGATATACCCTTCCTGTAAGGCATAGGCATGCATCGCCTCAATGGTCGTCTGCTCACTATCATACGAACCAATGTGAAGTGCTTGGACGCAGAACCCCTCTGTATATGTACGATACTGAACCCTCGAACAGTCGATTCCTTTCTTCCGAAAAGCTTCCTCCTTGGCCCACTCCACATCCTCTTCCTGTATGAAATCAGGTATTCTGATCATCGAGATGAAGGTTAGTAGATCTTTTCTTGTAATATCGAACCCTTGGTATGGCCCCTTCTGGAACCACAAGCCCTCAAGAGGGGGAACAACATATTCGAAGAAGCCCTCGATCTTGTATGTACTTCTATAGCTCATTTTCAGGGTATAAGCCACGGTATAGAGTTGCTGTACTACCTGTTGGTACAACCCTCCCTCTTCATTTGGATCCCCGTCCCCTTCTGCAGCGATAAACTGTAAATTCGGAATGGTTATGAGGCTGGGTTGCTGTTTCGGAAGATAGAACTTTCGATATTCCTTTTTAAAATCATACGCCATGAAAAGCCTTCCTTAATCGATATGGATATACGGTAGCAGATGAAACTTGTCACCTTCTGTCAGGTATTGTACATACAAGCAATCTTCTTAGCCTCAGCAAGCAGGGACTGCTGTAGCCACTGAGGGGAGAGCACCTCAACACCGGCACCAAAGGAGAGCAGGTATCCCTCCAACCATTGGCCAGAAGGAAGCGTTGAAGCGACTACCAATGATCCATCCATCTCCTTATGTATCGCAGAAGGATCGAACTCATCATATACCCTGAAAGCCAGTGAAGGAGAGAAATGCAACCTGACTTCCATCATCTCAACATCTTGCCGGTTCATGATAGCTGGGTACTCCATCCTTTCAAATGATTTTCCGGTGCTCTTAATGCGTACAATTCTGCTGAGCTTGAAAATTCTGAAAGCTTCCTTGTCACAGTCAAAACCCTTGAGATACCAGGCATAGGATTTGAACAGAAGACGTAATGGACGAACTCTTCGATTGGAGTGCTGCCCTTGAGCGTTGTAATACTCCAGATCAACCTCTTCAAGACAGAGAATTGCTTCCTTGAGTAAAGCAAAGCGTCGGGGATCCCAGGCTCCACCTCCCCACTGTGAATACTCTACCTCCAACCAGTGGTCCTGTTGCATTTGAAAGAGCGAGGAGAGTTTCCGTAGAATTGCATCTGAGTTCCTTCCCACGAGCTGAAGGCTTTCAAGTGATGAGAGAATCATTTCCCTCTCCTCACCACTAAGCAGAGCTTTCTTGAGGGAGAACCCTTCCATTAGCTTGATACCACCACCCCTCCCTTGTGTTGTATAGACAGGGATACCTGCTTCAGAGAGACGGTCAATATCCCTATAGATGGTTCTCAGAGAAACTTCCAGTTCTCTTGAGAGATACTCAGCCGTACAGGATTCATGATCCATGAGATAATAGAGAATTTGAAACAGACGGGACTCTTTCATCACACCTCCATGCGTATAAACCTGACATGCTATGGCAAGTTTATATGATAGAATACCATCAGGAAATGGGAGAAGGAAGAGGGGGTAGAGTGCATGCACTTCGTACAGGCAAAAGGAATTCTTTCTGAGAGAAATGGTATGAATCTCTATCGGGGCTGTACTCATGGATGCATCTATTGCGATTCACGAAGTGCTTGTTATCACATAGACCATCTCTTTGAAGACATCGAAGTTAAGGCCAATGCCATAGAGCTGCTTGAACAGAAACTCAGATCCAAACGTGAGCCCTGTATGATTTCCACCGGTTCCATGACAGATCCATATATACCGCTTGAAGAGCAAATTGGGAACGTACGCAAAGCAGCATCCCTTATTCATGCATACGGCTTTGGATTTTCGGTAATAACAAAGTCGAACAGGGTACTCAGGGATTTGGACCTGCTTAGAGCCATCAATGAGAAAACCAAATGCGTCGTGCAGATGACGCTTACCACGTATGATGAGGAGCTATGCAGAAAACTTGAACCAAATGTCAGTACCACAAGAGAACGATTTGAAGCCTTACAAATATTGCATGAGGCCCATATTCCCACCATAGTTTGGCTCAGCCCCATTCTCCCGTTCATCAATGATACCAGGGAAAACATTGAAGGAATCCTATCCTACTGCATCAAAGCGAAAGTCAAAGGAGTCCTATGCTTCAATATGGGAATGACACTTCGCCAAGGCAACAGAGAATACTTCTATGCACAGCTGGACAAATTGTTTCCCGGCATGAAGGAACGGTACATCAAGACCTACAAAACACAGTATGTTCTCAGCAGCCCAAACAACCAACAACTTATGGAGATTTTTCACCAAACGTGTGAAAGACACCACATCCTTCATGACACCAGGAAAATTTTTACCTATTTAGCGGAGTTTCCTTTCCCAAAGGAACCAACACAACTCACGCTTTTCTGATGGCTATAATCTTTATTTGAAAACAGGTCGAAACATGACTTCTAAACACAACAACCTTTTGGCAGACAATTTCCAAAGGCTTTGAAAAGAATGAAGCTGTGGTGCAGGAACCCTCTTCCTGAGCCTAGACTCTGTGGTGACTCATTTCTTCTGATACCGCTGCTGCCCTGATGCACCTTTAAAACTGACCGTAATCTGGCAGTCATGCATACTGACGTGGCTCAAGAATAGAGATCCAAGCAGAAGACGGTCACCCCGGGGGATCCTGTTCCAGAGGTACCCCTTGAACAAATCTTTCACCAGGAAGCTCTCTCCTGGCTTCAGGTTCTTTGCTTCCTTGAGGGCTGTTTCCAATAAGGCATTTATATCTTGCATATACGCTTTCCTTCTAACATTAATATTGTTCTCAATATCAAGTATTGAGTGTTCAAGGGAGAAGGTCAAGAGAGGGGGAAAGACCTGAGTCTCTTGGTTCTGGTTGAGTTGTAATCTCACGATTTTTGGGGCTGAATATGCTACTTCCACAGATGATAAAGGGAAAGGAGTTCTATCAACATCAATGTCTTGTAATCTTCTAAGTGTTATTTTATAGTAAAACTGTCATTTTATGACAGTTTCTATCAAAAATTTAATTGATGGAGTTCTATGAATGAACAGGCTGGTGAAAGCAATCCTTGAAAATATTCAGACACCCGTATTCACCACATTAGAAATTTCCTCACTAACCTCAGAATCTCCAGAGGCACGATATGCATTGGTAAAGCGTGCAATTGCTGATGGCGATCTTATTAGAATCAAACGGGGCCTGTATACGCTGTCCCCATTATATAGAAAAACTCATGTTAATCCATTTACTGTGTCTCAAATGATTATTACTCAATCCTACGTGAGTCTTGAATCAGCACTCAGCAACTATGGATGGATTCCGGAAGCTGTCAGATCTATTACCGCTGTTACATCTCGTTCTCCCACTGAGTTTTTAACCCCTGTCGGTCATTTTACCTACGAACGAGTTCCCCAAAGAACACTATTTGCAGGTGTTGAAAGGCTCCAGGATGAACAGGGAAACGTGTGGTTTCAAGCAACTCCATTGAAAGCACTTGCCGATTATATTTATCTTCACAAAGTAGATTGGAGCTCAACACTTCCACTCATTGAATCTTTACGTGTTGATGAAGAAAGCCTTCTTGGGATATCGGTGGAAGATTTTCAAGAATTGGAAGGAAATTATACTAGTCGCAAGGTCAATAGATTCCTAGATGGACTAAAAAAGGAACTGCACTCATGAGCATTCGAATGATTGAACAGAGAATGACTACCTATTCAATCTCTTCGGAGATTGAAGAAATGCAAGCTTTGAGAGAGATTACCCAGGAAGCAGTTCTTGCCTCATTGGGAAGAGCTGGCTTTTTTCAAGAAGCAATATTCCAAGGAGGTACCTGTCTTCGTATCTTTCATGGACTCAATAGGTTTAGTGAGGATCTGGCTTTTTCTCTCATGGACCCAAACCCAAATTTTGCATGGCAACCATATCTCAAAAAAGTAATTGCAGATGTGGCTTCTTTTGGCTATGACATGGAAATAACCGACAGACACAGCACTGATAGTACTGTAAGACTTGCTTTTCTCAAAGATGATGCAGTAGGTAAAGTCCTCCAACTGAACTATGTCGGAAAAACCTCAATGGTGAAGAAGATTCGTATTAAACTGGAGATTGATACCAATCCACCCCCGGGCAGTAGGCATGAAATCACCTATATAGGATTTCCCTATCTCTCTCCTATTGCTATACAAGATCCCTCATCCTTGTTTGCTGGTAAAATCCATGCTTTACTCTGCAGAAATTATACAAAAGGAAGAGACTGGTATGATTTTCTTTGGTACACGGCACGCAACACTTCGGTCAATTATCATTATTTAGGACAGGCATTGCACCAATCTGGGCCATGGAAAGGGATGGGTATCCATATTGATCAGGAATGGCTGAGAGATTCCCTCTCTCAGAAGATTAATCAGATTGATTGGCAGGAAGCAGCAAACGATGTGAGACGATTCGTTCCTATCTTAGAACAACCCTCTCTGGATTATTGGAGTGAAAAGGTGTTCCTTCAGCAAATGGATAGGTTATAAGAACAAGGAATCTTCGAACATCAAATCCCAACATCCTGCTGATAGTATTTGCTCTTAGACCTTGAATACCACCTCACTCAGCTTCCCTCGCATGCAATAGTCATCAGACGCAAGGATTCGATTCACCACCTGCTGGACAAATAGCGGGTCATCACAGCGCTCAGCGAACTCAGTAAACTTGGAATATCCGTCATCAGTGTAGAGAAGATCAAACTCAAAATCGAGCTCATTTGTGGAGTTCAGAGCCCACTCGTCTGTGCTGTAAAACAACTCCATGAGCTCCAGCCCTAGAATCGGATCTATCTGGTCTGGGTCTAAGAACTCTAGGGATCGTGTAAGTATATCCAGAATCTGTTCTCCAGAAAGAGAGCTCCTCCGTCCCTGGTGGGTAATAGCATGAATGTTTTTTCGAAACAGCGCGATGCGTTTTTCCTGCGAGGAAACCATGCCTTCTACCATCATTGCTACAGAGGGAGACTCAAGAGCCAACTTAAGTAAGGCATCTACCAAGATGTTTTGATCCATCTGTAAAAGGGCTTTCCTTGCCTGATTGTACTTAGCTATTGTTTCCATGTTCTCTCACCTTCTTTGTTATTCTCTGGAATCATCTTCTGTATTGGTAGCAGCCTGTTTTTTTGCCTGCTTTTTCCTGGCCTTCTCTTGCCTCTCTTCCCACATGTTCCAGAGCCAGTCCTTTACCGGTAGTTTCCATTGTTGGTCTTTGGACGGGATATTCTTGATCAGACTCTTGGGATTAAGTCCCATCTGTTTTGCAATGCGGATATCTTCTTCATTCAGCCTGCACATTTTCTTTGCTTTCTTCCACTCTTGTTCTGGAAATGCCACAGTAAAACTCCTTATGTAATAGGCAATTGATGTCACGAGAATTGAGAATACTACATGAGGTCATCCCAGTCAAAGGACCTTGTCAGGTCCTTGAAATATGACCAATTCCCTGTAAGGTGACGATAGCGCCCTGCCACGATCCCGGGACTGACCCCCAGTTGCTTTGCCATAGCAATAACCTCTTCTCTTGAGATAATTTGACTAATGGTTTTATTATATGCTTCAGGGATCAAGATATTCACTGCGAACCTGTCTGCTTCCTGTTCTTGCCGATCAGTACTTCTCTCCTCAGCAATATACAGTCGTTTCTTCTCGCCATGCAGTATGTGGTAGGCTTCATGAAAGAAGGAGAACCAAAAAAGATCTTCTGCTTTTCCTCGAAGGCTAACCAATATCATCGCTTTGGAAGGAGACAACCACTTTGATGCTCCATTCCAAGGGACCTTTTTCATCTCTTTAACCAGGACAAGAGCAACACCACAAGAAGCACACAACTCTTTCATCTTAGGCAAAAACTGTATAGGTTCACTGGTAGTGAGCTCCCGTATCTCTTTCAATACTGCTTTAAAACTATCCGTATTATAGGGGGCACATACAATATCCTGTGCCTGTAGCTCTCCTATCCTAATCCAAGCAGAAGCTGCTCCTATGTTTGTCTCAAAACAATCAGAACGCCTGGCAGCAACTTTTGGATCCATCCAGACATCCTTCCATGCATCAACACTAGCTACCCCATAGAATCGTAACGACTCCCCTACCATATCTGCCTTTGAGGTAGATGCCTCTATTATACCTCGAACAACCAATTCCTTCGTAGGAATACCATGCAACCAATCGATGCTTTGCTCATAACTTTTCTTCTGTTTGATCTTCCTTCGTTGCTCTTGGTATTGAAGTTCCAAAGTATTC
The sequence above is drawn from the uncultured Sphaerochaeta sp. genome and encodes:
- a CDS encoding DUF5107 domain-containing protein, encoding MHARIWEEMVTIPTYTVGEPNANPMFFENRVYQGSSGRVYPYPIIESVGDTKSDQPYSAVFLENDYLKIMVLPGLGGRIHRILDKTTGEDAVYYNEVIKPALVGLLGPWISGGIEFNWPQHHRPTTFMPVDYRTKEDTSNHSVSIQLHDTDRMYGTTSTATITLYDDKAYVEITGQLYNPTQFPQTFLWWANPAIAVNDHTQSIFPPDVHAVMDHGKRDVSTFPIATGIYYKHDYSEGVDISRYKNIPVPTSYMAYHSDYDFVGSYDHQKQTGILHIADHHISPGKKQWTWGCGDFGKAWDRNLTDENGPYVELMTGVFTDNQPDFTFLEPGEEKTFTQYFLPYKQAPRVINATKDVVLSLDEQKKLSLYASSKVSLRLVVTSSSDDVLFDKQIILKTAECFLATLPETAHTISLYANDGERLLSSNIQTREQTPDIPDPARAIPAPKNIDTVEELYLAAVHLEQYRHATFRSEPYYQEALKRDPMDYRCTTAYGELLLKRGLFEKSEDLFRSAIKRITKHNPNPIDSKAHTLLGLSLFHQERFEEAYDAFYKAIWDGKQQEQGFLYLGILELRKKHYSEAVTFLEKSLIRNSHNLKARDYLAFAELQRGNRERAEELIRETLEIDSFDILAHDLRAGIKTNKQNTTNMYDDCSLGSYRLLTLAGLYAEIGMYEKAFSILPQEEVTNPMVLYSKAYYSTEPRETERLLTQAEALEDSTYFPNTLDDLKILTSLASTHKNLWKVHYLLGMYWYDKREHEKAKKSWEQANKSNPEHAKTLRCLSLVYFNQEGDPERARVALERAFSLDSEDDRLLFELDQLYKKCGREPEERKTLLEQHRDLVFRRDDLMIEYITLLNLTKNYERAQELELSYSFHPWEGGEGKIATQYVITHVELAKKQSDPEKAKDLLNQALTYPENLHEGKLEGNKDNEVHYLLGCLYEQEYDHELAVHHWNLATRGLLTATGALYYYDQSPHQILYKGLALRKLGREQEAMNSFDELLRYGKEHMDDEVSIDYFAVSLPDLQVFTEDLSKRNRIHCLFLIGLGNLGKNNKKEAEEAFKKVLEMDPGHSEGRRMV
- a CDS encoding galactokinase family protein, translating into MPHSLEKQFTSLYPWAEKKDIHTAYAPYRVCPLGAHIDHQYGIITGFALDKGVYLRFLVSTDGAVNIDSMNFPEHVSFDLQDIGERQGNWGDYAKGAAYALSQNYELKNGIKGVIKGTLPIGGLSSSAAVVLCYLNALCLANGIELSASELIKTALFAENGYVGINVGKLDQSCEVLCKKQHLLALDTRDDSFSLIPSSPSLPKFEIAIFYSGVSRVLGSGYNTRVDEAKSAAYSLKAFAGIEYGLYKDTRLRDVPASVYDEFRDQLPEVFAKRAMHYFTEMDRVAKGIEAWKEGDLETFGKLVFASGYSSIHAWETGSPELKAIYEISEHVPGIYGCRFSGAGFKGCCMALIDPAYKKEIEEQVTREYLQQFPQYKDIFSVHFCKTDDGVRVE
- a CDS encoding nucleotidyltransferase family protein, encoding MHCLILCAGYATRLYPLTENFPKPLLPVQGKSVLDWILSDVDTIPGIDQYVIISNHKFYDHFVSWKESASLSHPITILDDGSTSNENRLGAVKDILFAIDQLDLKEDLLVLAGDNLLDFSFSGFVSFFREKQGTCIMRHYEPSIPRLQRTGVASIDDSDKVILMEEKPKEPKSNWAVPPFYVYKKEDIPKIKQAIAAGCNTDAPGSFISWLCNQTSVYAYPMPGKRWDIGNLDDYEQVKTEYEGPKK
- a CDS encoding GyrI-like domain-containing protein is translated as MAYDFKKEYRKFYLPKQQPSLITIPNLQFIAAEGDGDPNEEGGLYQQVVQQLYTVAYTLKMSYRSTYKIEGFFEYVVPPLEGLWFQKGPYQGFDITRKDLLTFISMIRIPDFIQEEDVEWAKEEAFRKKGIDCSRVQYRTYTEGFCVQALHIGSYDSEQTTIEAMHAYALQEGYIPDVSPTRLHHEIYLTDPRRSSVDTLKTVVRHPVRKA
- a CDS encoding YafY family protein → MKESRLFQILYYLMDHESCTAEYLSRELEVSLRTIYRDIDRLSEAGIPVYTTQGRGGGIKLMEGFSLKKALLSGEEREMILSSLESLQLVGRNSDAILRKLSSLFQMQQDHWLEVEYSQWGGGAWDPRRFALLKEAILCLEEVDLEYYNAQGQHSNRRVRPLRLLFKSYAWYLKGFDCDKEAFRIFKLSRIVRIKSTGKSFERMEYPAIMNRQDVEMMEVRLHFSPSLAFRVYDEFDPSAIHKEMDGSLVVASTLPSGQWLEGYLLSFGAGVEVLSPQWLQQSLLAEAKKIACMYNT
- a CDS encoding radical SAM protein produces the protein MHFVQAKGILSERNGMNLYRGCTHGCIYCDSRSACYHIDHLFEDIEVKANAIELLEQKLRSKREPCMISTGSMTDPYIPLEEQIGNVRKAASLIHAYGFGFSVITKSNRVLRDLDLLRAINEKTKCVVQMTLTTYDEELCRKLEPNVSTTRERFEALQILHEAHIPTIVWLSPILPFINDTRENIEGILSYCIKAKVKGVLCFNMGMTLRQGNREYFYAQLDKLFPGMKERYIKTYKTQYVLSSPNNQQLMEIFHQTCERHHILHDTRKIFTYLAEFPFPKEPTQLTLF
- a CDS encoding single-stranded DNA-binding protein — protein: MQDINALLETALKEAKNLKPGESFLVKDLFKGYLWNRIPRGDRLLLGSLFLSHVSMHDCQITVSFKGASGQQRYQKK
- a CDS encoding nucleotidyl transferase AbiEii/AbiGii toxin family protein; the protein is MQALREITQEAVLASLGRAGFFQEAIFQGGTCLRIFHGLNRFSEDLAFSLMDPNPNFAWQPYLKKVIADVASFGYDMEITDRHSTDSTVRLAFLKDDAVGKVLQLNYVGKTSMVKKIRIKLEIDTNPPPGSRHEITYIGFPYLSPIAIQDPSSLFAGKIHALLCRNYTKGRDWYDFLWYTARNTSVNYHYLGQALHQSGPWKGMGIHIDQEWLRDSLSQKINQIDWQEAANDVRRFVPILEQPSLDYWSEKVFLQQMDRL
- a CDS encoding ImmA/IrrE family metallo-endopeptidase — encoded protein: MNDEKLTKHTYQFAPDYAVAPGETLAEVLETLSMTLKECATRCGLTEQSMIRIIKGLQPITYETADRLEMVTGVPARMWNTLELQYQEQRRKIKQKKSYEQSIDWLHGIPTKELVVRGIIEASTSKADMVGESLRFYGVASVDAWKDVWMDPKVAARRSDCFETNIGAASAWIRIGELQAQDIVCAPYNTDSFKAVLKEIRELTTSEPIQFLPKMKELCASCGVALVLVKEMKKVPWNGASKWLSPSKAMILVSLRGKAEDLFWFSFFHEAYHILHGEKKRLYIAEERSTDRQEQEADRFAVNILIPEAYNKTISQIISREEVIAMAKQLGVSPGIVAGRYRHLTGNWSYFKDLTRSFDWDDLM